Proteins from a single region of Halodesulfovibrio sp. MK-HDV:
- a CDS encoding HAD-IIB family hydrolase — MKPFSTMPADVKQNIRYILTDIDDTLTDEGRLRAEAYTALEKLRENGFVVIPITGRPAGWCDQIARMWPVDGVVGENGAFYFRYDDASKKMIRRYATADELRAQHKTKLVELGELVVEEVPGCAISADQPYRETDIAIDFCEDVPALSIEAVHKIKEICTSAGTTAKISSIHVNAWFGQYDKLAMSARILKDEFNVELEAVREQVVYAGDSPNDAPMFGYFPNSVGVANVLDFEDTIEHKPSWITEKRGGAGFAQIAEGLLAIK; from the coding sequence ATGAAGCCTTTTTCTACTATGCCAGCAGATGTTAAACAAAACATCCGCTATATTCTTACCGATATTGACGACACCCTCACAGACGAAGGTCGCCTGCGCGCTGAAGCCTACACCGCTTTAGAAAAGCTGCGTGAAAATGGCTTTGTTGTCATCCCCATTACCGGACGCCCTGCAGGCTGGTGCGACCAAATTGCTCGCATGTGGCCTGTTGATGGAGTTGTGGGCGAGAACGGCGCATTCTACTTCCGCTACGACGATGCATCTAAGAAAATGATTCGCCGCTATGCTACCGCAGACGAACTGCGCGCTCAGCACAAAACCAAACTCGTTGAACTTGGCGAGCTGGTAGTGGAAGAAGTACCCGGCTGTGCAATTTCTGCGGATCAGCCATACCGCGAAACAGATATCGCAATCGACTTTTGCGAAGATGTTCCTGCTCTTTCAATAGAAGCCGTACACAAAATAAAAGAAATTTGTACAAGTGCTGGAACAACCGCAAAAATCAGCTCAATCCATGTAAACGCATGGTTTGGACAGTACGACAAACTCGCTATGTCTGCCCGTATCCTTAAAGATGAGTTCAATGTTGAGCTAGAAGCTGTGCGCGAGCAAGTTGTCTATGCTGGCGACTCTCCAAACGATGCTCCTATGTTCGGCTACTTCCCTAACTCTGTGGGTGTGGCAAACGTACTTGATTTTGAAGATACCATTGAACATAAACCATCATGGATTACTGAAAAACGCGGCGGCGCTGGTTTTGCCCAGATTGCTGAAGGATTGCTGGCAATCAAATAG
- the phnE gene encoding phosphonate ABC transporter, permease protein PhnE has product MTDTMTWERFTPGQRLARFTVYLCVVSLLVFSLSTVEIIPEFLYDAPYQLQDLFTRMWPIDFASYTQENIHEALIETLNIASLGTVLALFLAVPVALLSANNITKSPVLNWCGKFILVSSRTVNSLVWAILFVAIFGPGALAGTFAIGFRSIGFCGKLLAEALEEVDQGPIEALRAAGAPTVSILLKGYWPQVAPAFWGLALFRWDINVRESSVIGLVGAGGIGVALDTALNLFRWQQVALILLCIFSIVIVAEVVVTKIRQSII; this is encoded by the coding sequence ATGACTGATACTATGACATGGGAACGCTTCACTCCCGGGCAGCGCCTTGCCCGCTTTACGGTGTATCTTTGCGTAGTTTCCCTGCTTGTATTTTCTCTGAGTACAGTAGAGATTATTCCAGAATTTCTCTACGACGCACCATACCAGTTGCAGGATTTATTTACCCGCATGTGGCCAATTGACTTTGCGTCATACACTCAAGAAAATATTCACGAAGCACTCATCGAAACACTGAACATTGCATCGCTTGGCACCGTCCTCGCGTTGTTCTTAGCAGTGCCGGTTGCATTGCTTTCTGCAAACAACATTACCAAATCTCCAGTTCTTAACTGGTGTGGTAAGTTCATTCTTGTTTCTTCACGTACAGTAAACTCACTTGTATGGGCTATTTTGTTTGTAGCAATCTTTGGACCTGGTGCTTTGGCTGGTACCTTTGCTATCGGCTTCCGTTCCATCGGTTTCTGTGGCAAGTTGCTCGCGGAAGCACTGGAAGAAGTAGATCAGGGCCCTATCGAAGCGCTTCGCGCTGCCGGTGCTCCAACCGTTAGTATCCTTCTTAAAGGTTACTGGCCGCAGGTTGCTCCAGCATTTTGGGGTCTCGCACTCTTCCGTTGGGACATTAACGTTCGAGAATCCTCTGTTATCGGCCTTGTAGGTGCTGGTGGTATCGGTGTTGCACTTGATACCGCGCTAAACCTCTTCCGTTGGCAGCAGGTTGCACTCATTTTGCTGTGCATCTTCTCCATCGTTATTGTTGCAGAAGTAGTTGTTACCAAGATTCGTCAAAGCATTATCTAG
- the phnE gene encoding phosphonate ABC transporter, permease protein PhnE, whose protein sequence is MTSDAQRKSPFKASIKTRLGWLVLACYVFYALNALDFTWVRFINGLGNGADFLGEMIPPNFERWKLLVGNLIETIEIAVIASAFGIGFSLPIGMCAARNLMPDWVTWPARTVIAVCRSFHPVIFAILFVKAVGFGPLAGILTLIFLSIGFIGKLFAEAIEEISLKPVEAIRAAGAPFMSVIVFAVLPQVFNRFIGFATYQFDANLRNSTMVGIVGAGGIGGTLFAAFQRFDYDFLAAILMSIIALIMLSELLSVKIKAIFND, encoded by the coding sequence ATGACCTCGGATGCACAAAGAAAATCTCCATTCAAAGCGAGTATAAAAACACGACTCGGCTGGCTTGTCCTGGCCTGTTATGTTTTCTATGCTTTGAATGCACTTGATTTTACGTGGGTACGCTTCATTAATGGTCTTGGGAACGGTGCTGACTTTCTTGGCGAAATGATCCCGCCAAACTTTGAGCGTTGGAAACTACTTGTTGGCAACTTGATTGAAACCATCGAAATTGCAGTAATTGCTTCTGCTTTCGGTATTGGTTTTTCTTTGCCTATCGGTATGTGTGCTGCACGAAATCTTATGCCGGACTGGGTTACATGGCCTGCTCGTACTGTTATTGCAGTATGTCGCTCATTCCACCCGGTTATCTTTGCGATTCTTTTCGTTAAAGCAGTTGGTTTTGGTCCGCTTGCAGGTATTCTTACACTGATCTTCCTTTCAATCGGCTTTATCGGCAAACTTTTTGCCGAAGCTATTGAAGAAATATCTTTGAAGCCTGTTGAAGCTATCAGAGCTGCTGGTGCGCCTTTTATGAGCGTGATTGTTTTTGCAGTACTCCCTCAGGTGTTTAACCGATTCATCGGTTTTGCCACCTACCAGTTCGATGCAAACTTACGTAACTCTACCATGGTTGGTATTGTCGGCGCTGGTGGTATCGGCGGTACTTTGTTTGCTGCATTCCAGCGCTTTGATTATGATTTCCTCGCAGCGATTCTTATGTCAATCATTGCACTTATCATGCTTAGCGAACTTCTTTCCGTAAAGATAAAGGCGATTTTCAATGACTGA
- the phnC gene encoding phosphonate ABC transporter ATP-binding protein — MPVENTIKGNEETRSLLIENLEKEYVKGKPVLKGLSFEVSGEETVGIIGPSGTGKSTLLRCINRLIEPTKGSITVAGHDLTTCSGKELRLARRRIGMVFQEYNLVERLSVIENVLCGRLGYIPVWRAWLRKFEPTDIARAFKLIDHVGLGEFATQRADSLSGGQRQRVGIARAMMQSPAVIMADEPTSSLDPKTSVEIMELLKKVSSTEHIPVLINIHDVNLAKRFCDRIIGMSKGKIIFDGPPSALKDSHLSEIYGGEDWLS, encoded by the coding sequence GTGCCTGTTGAAAATACCATTAAAGGGAACGAGGAAACTCGTTCCCTTTTGATCGAGAATTTGGAAAAGGAATATGTAAAAGGAAAACCTGTTCTTAAAGGTCTTTCTTTTGAAGTTTCTGGCGAAGAAACTGTTGGTATTATCGGACCTTCCGGTACCGGTAAATCCACTCTTTTGCGCTGCATCAACCGCCTTATCGAACCGACTAAAGGTTCCATCACCGTAGCTGGCCACGACCTTACTACCTGCTCTGGTAAAGAACTGCGCCTTGCGCGCCGTCGCATCGGCATGGTTTTTCAGGAATACAACCTCGTTGAGCGCTTATCCGTCATCGAAAACGTACTCTGTGGTCGTCTCGGATACATTCCTGTTTGGCGTGCTTGGCTTCGTAAATTTGAACCAACTGACATTGCCCGCGCGTTTAAACTTATCGACCACGTAGGTCTTGGTGAGTTTGCAACACAGCGTGCAGACAGTCTTTCTGGCGGTCAGCGTCAGCGTGTTGGTATTGCTCGCGCAATGATGCAGAGCCCTGCCGTCATTATGGCAGACGAACCAACAAGCTCACTTGACCCGAAAACTTCTGTTGAGATTATGGAACTGCTCAAGAAGGTTTCTTCTACTGAACACATTCCTGTACTCATCAACATCCATGATGTGAACCTTGCTAAACGCTTCTGCGACCGTATTATCGGTATGAGTAAAGGTAAAATCATCTTTGATGGTCCACCATCTGCACTCAAAGACAGCCACTTATCTGAAATTTATGGCGGTGAGGACTGGCTCTCATGA
- the phnD gene encoding phosphate/phosphite/phosphonate ABC transporter substrate-binding protein — protein sequence MKKIMLLVAMAFLLASVPALAADCTNRSGLDSKYCDEDKDLVADLAPADECKDPSTLVFTYTPVEDPAVYRDAFADFQEYLEEATGKRVIYYTVQSNAAEVEAMRSGKLHIAGFSTGPTGFAVNLAGYVPMAVKGYPEGFQGYNLIVVVPQDSPIQSLADLKGKKVAHTSASSNSGNLAPRAIFPNEGITPDADYTVVYSGKHDQSILGVVHGDYDAAPVASDVYDRMVAAGRVKADALRIVYRSPKFPTSSFGYSSQLCAPLAQKIVGAFSTYRFPESMQKSFHGADRFYPITYKADWKVIRDIADATGTSYNAEGLKKMAAKEAAKKAKKAKKK from the coding sequence ATGAAAAAAATTATGTTGCTTGTTGCCATGGCATTTCTGTTAGCGTCTGTTCCTGCTCTCGCTGCAGACTGCACCAACCGTAGTGGTTTGGATTCCAAATACTGTGATGAGGACAAAGACCTCGTTGCTGACCTCGCTCCTGCTGACGAGTGTAAGGATCCTAGCACGTTGGTGTTCACCTACACTCCTGTTGAAGACCCTGCTGTTTACAGAGATGCTTTTGCTGATTTCCAGGAATACCTCGAAGAAGCAACCGGCAAGCGTGTAATTTACTACACCGTACAGTCTAACGCTGCTGAAGTTGAAGCAATGCGTTCCGGCAAACTTCACATTGCTGGTTTCTCAACCGGCCCTACCGGTTTTGCTGTTAACCTCGCAGGTTATGTACCAATGGCTGTTAAAGGCTACCCGGAAGGCTTCCAGGGCTACAACCTTATCGTTGTAGTACCACAAGACAGCCCTATCCAGTCTTTAGCTGACCTTAAGGGTAAGAAAGTAGCACACACATCTGCTTCTTCTAACTCCGGTAACCTTGCTCCACGTGCTATCTTCCCTAATGAAGGCATTACACCTGATGCAGATTACACTGTTGTTTACTCCGGTAAACATGACCAGTCTATTCTCGGTGTAGTACATGGTGACTACGATGCAGCACCAGTTGCTTCTGATGTATATGACCGCATGGTAGCCGCTGGCCGCGTTAAAGCAGATGCTCTTCGCATCGTATACCGCAGCCCTAAATTCCCTACCTCATCTTTCGGTTACTCAAGCCAGCTTTGTGCTCCGCTTGCTCAGAAAATCGTTGGCGCATTCAGCACCTACCGTTTCCCTGAGTCCATGCAGAAGTCATTCCACGGCGCTGATCGTTTCTACCCAATCACCTACAAGGCTGATTGGAAAGTTATTCGCGACATCGCTGATGCAACTGGCACTAGCTACAATGCTGAAGGCCTGAAAAAAATGGCTGCTAAAGAAGCAGCTAAAAAAGCCAAAAAAGCTAAAAAGAAATAA
- a CDS encoding SIMPL domain-containing protein, which produces MRYISAFIVFALLLAPVFTQTSSAAPEPPKQIILNETGKSKVMPTSGTLSFSQVTVVLLKQDQGKALTAQEAKDKLAEQAKALTGTIKKNLEFAKSFTKDFDANASFSPHYKRIDSQNTIIGYQVRTSYSITVLDLKKAQDVTQAVLKSGVEEVSQLYTLIDEASRRTCEKEALKQAVERGKERAEVMAMLMDSKLGGINTAVINSDAAPRMYLAKSAMVADENMYEPQASTCSVRVELVFSVK; this is translated from the coding sequence ATGCGATATATTTCAGCTTTTATTGTTTTTGCTTTATTGTTGGCACCGGTGTTCACCCAGACCTCTTCGGCAGCGCCGGAGCCTCCGAAACAGATTATTTTGAATGAAACTGGCAAATCTAAAGTTATGCCGACATCCGGTACTCTTTCTTTTTCTCAGGTGACTGTTGTGCTTCTTAAACAGGATCAGGGTAAAGCTCTGACTGCACAGGAAGCAAAAGATAAACTTGCTGAGCAGGCAAAAGCATTAACGGGCACCATTAAAAAGAATTTGGAGTTTGCAAAGTCCTTCACTAAAGATTTTGATGCAAATGCGTCCTTTTCCCCTCACTACAAGCGGATAGATTCTCAAAATACGATTATTGGCTATCAGGTTCGAACCAGCTACTCAATTACAGTACTTGATCTTAAAAAAGCTCAGGATGTAACTCAGGCTGTTTTGAAAAGTGGTGTGGAAGAAGTTTCACAGCTCTATACCCTGATTGATGAAGCCTCCCGTCGCACATGTGAGAAAGAAGCGTTAAAACAGGCTGTTGAGCGTGGTAAAGAACGTGCTGAAGTTATGGCAATGTTGATGGATAGCAAGCTTGGTGGAATCAACACTGCAGTTATCAATTCAGATGCTGCACCGCGTATGTACTTGGCAAAATCTGCTATGGTAGCAGATGAAAACATGTACGAGCCGCAGGCATCTACATGCAGTGTACGTGTTGAGCTTGTCTTTTCAGTCAAATAG
- a CDS encoding rhodanese-like domain-containing protein: MKRLQIVLVLGFLLLAVTAQAQKVIDASPVEVHDYINTTTEKFLILDVRTIQEYSEGHIAGAEFFPVSASSFKRSVFSLPKNVTYVVYCRSGNRSQHAKKIMKDAGLSLIHLDGGIRAWKRAGFSI, translated from the coding sequence ATGAAGAGACTACAGATTGTTCTGGTATTGGGGTTTTTGCTGCTTGCAGTAACTGCGCAGGCACAAAAGGTTATTGATGCTTCTCCGGTTGAGGTGCATGACTACATTAATACGACAACAGAGAAGTTTCTTATTCTCGATGTGCGAACCATTCAGGAATATTCTGAAGGGCATATTGCGGGTGCGGAATTTTTCCCTGTTTCAGCATCCAGCTTTAAACGTTCTGTGTTCAGTCTGCCCAAAAATGTAACGTATGTAGTGTATTGCCGTTCCGGTAATCGCAGTCAACATGCAAAAAAGATTATGAAAGATGCGGGGCTTTCGCTCATACATCTTGATGGCGGAATTCGTGCTTGGAAGCGAGCCGGATTTTCGATCTAA
- a CDS encoding NAD(P)/FAD-dependent oxidoreductase codes for MSTQSKECRLTVGGCVNSVLAQARLRILIVGNGIAGSTLAALLYQHGETPVVVERGSKDDAGGYALGLYPLGARVLHGLGMYRRYRQISRRMERYVLHESTGDVLKEFPLAEFTDRYGDIRGVDRGLLLALLRSTVPQENVFYNTTVQHIQNNPHGAVVTFSDGSAHEFDLVVGADGMHSEVRGMIFSQNEFAYKATGWGGWGVWRSLEGFDEATYRELWADGWFIGLYPVQNKLAVFLGGNKKELSTTTAAEFVEMLRKKLPAGILHSALQSLEGLDYAYFWDMEDCRATQWFSKRVVLLGDSSTAFLPTAGIGASMAMNSASVLADELSRTDVEYLALALEKYVIRQKERVEMAQKNSRFLAKLMFQNSLSTSVVRNYLVKMYSLQGLLKGIGKIMR; via the coding sequence ATGAGTACGCAAAGTAAAGAGTGTCGTTTGACTGTTGGTGGTTGTGTGAACTCTGTGCTGGCTCAGGCTCGGCTACGCATTCTTATTGTCGGTAACGGCATAGCAGGTAGTACGCTGGCAGCGTTGCTGTATCAGCACGGCGAAACTCCTGTAGTTGTTGAGCGAGGAAGTAAAGATGATGCAGGTGGGTATGCTCTCGGTTTGTATCCTTTAGGCGCGCGAGTTCTGCATGGGCTTGGTATGTACCGCAGGTACCGGCAGATAAGCCGGAGAATGGAGCGGTATGTACTGCACGAGTCAACCGGTGATGTGTTGAAAGAATTTCCGCTGGCCGAATTCACAGATAGGTACGGGGATATCCGCGGAGTGGATAGGGGCTTATTACTTGCTTTGTTACGAAGCACCGTTCCCCAGGAAAACGTATTCTACAATACAACGGTTCAGCATATACAGAACAACCCTCATGGTGCCGTTGTGACTTTTTCTGATGGTTCAGCGCATGAGTTTGATCTTGTTGTCGGAGCAGACGGGATGCATTCAGAGGTTCGAGGAATGATCTTTTCCCAAAATGAGTTCGCATACAAGGCGACGGGCTGGGGTGGCTGGGGCGTGTGGCGTTCCTTGGAAGGTTTTGATGAAGCGACTTATAGAGAACTGTGGGCTGATGGTTGGTTTATCGGACTCTATCCAGTCCAGAACAAGCTTGCCGTTTTTTTGGGCGGAAATAAGAAAGAACTCTCTACAACCACAGCCGCAGAGTTTGTAGAGATGCTGCGCAAGAAATTACCTGCCGGAATCCTGCATTCTGCCTTGCAGTCTTTGGAAGGGCTTGATTATGCATATTTTTGGGACATGGAAGATTGCCGTGCAACACAATGGTTTTCTAAGCGCGTTGTGCTGTTGGGGGATTCCTCGACTGCCTTTTTACCTACTGCGGGTATAGGCGCGTCTATGGCGATGAACTCAGCGTCTGTTCTTGCAGATGAATTGTCTCGTACTGATGTAGAGTATCTTGCTTTAGCATTGGAAAAGTATGTAATACGCCAAAAGGAACGGGTTGAAATGGCACAGAAGAACTCTCGTTTCCTTGCAAAACTAATGTTTCAGAACTCTTTATCTACCTCTGTAGTACGTAACTACTTAGTAAAGATGTATTCACTTCAGGGGTTATTGAAAGGTATCGGTAAAATAATGCGTTGA
- a CDS encoding methyl-accepting chemotaxis protein — translation MFDRMKFRNKIILCLCIAMCVVFGVYSFQLSGEARDMSVAQAKAQAKLVGGKYGNEVKLEIEEALNVSQTLIEVIRSMRTNPETMDRDVIDTMMKESIRNGESFYGIQAVFEPNGLDGRDAEHAGKREWWGADGRYGPYFWKANGTFKAEDLTQHSPETNRSWYMEPRDKRSIVLTEPYFAPVAKKYMATICVPLFEAGKFLGIVGVDFTLSSFDEMIQRIKPMGTGRAAIMSTSGYLVAHPNPDLVGKNITEAFSPEDRNKVSNAVKNGEFLQFTAVSPLDGKENMYVFEPITITGTDSPWSILVIIPTETILKDANEFLNFSLIFSVIAILLISLVIFGIVTYLTKPFALLIKATQDVSAGDYNALPEDDRFSSEFLTLHLAMKDMVLKLVQNMRMADDKTQEAETKSREAEVALGQAEEARAQAEVAKREGMLQAASQLEGIVMQISSASDELAAQVDEASRGADVQRERTTEAATAMEQMNVTVLEVAQNAGRAAESADEARVNAESGGEIVEGVVKSIQRVNEEARRLESGLGDLGVQAEGIGNIMSVISDIADQTNLLALNAAIEAARAGEAGRGFAVVADEVRKLAEKTMQATSEVERAVSAIQQGTRENIVGMQGAVKTVGSSTELAEQAGEALGAIVRIVEDTSDQVRTIATAAEEQSAASEQISQNTEEVNRIAGETAESMSQSALAMTELARLSGELSQVIEGLKRV, via the coding sequence ATGTTCGATCGCATGAAGTTTAGGAATAAGATTATTCTTTGTTTGTGTATTGCAATGTGTGTTGTTTTTGGCGTGTATTCATTCCAGCTTTCTGGAGAAGCACGTGACATGTCTGTTGCACAGGCAAAGGCACAAGCTAAGCTTGTTGGGGGGAAATACGGTAACGAGGTAAAACTGGAGATCGAAGAAGCGCTTAACGTCTCACAGACATTGATCGAAGTTATCCGGTCAATGCGCACCAATCCTGAGACAATGGATCGAGACGTAATCGATACCATGATGAAAGAGTCTATTCGTAACGGTGAATCTTTTTATGGTATTCAGGCAGTATTTGAGCCGAACGGTCTTGATGGTCGTGACGCTGAACATGCTGGCAAACGTGAGTGGTGGGGGGCAGACGGACGATATGGTCCATATTTCTGGAAAGCTAACGGAACATTTAAGGCTGAAGATTTAACACAGCACAGTCCTGAAACAAACAGAAGCTGGTACATGGAACCTAGAGACAAACGTTCTATTGTACTAACAGAGCCATATTTTGCACCTGTTGCGAAAAAATACATGGCTACCATCTGTGTTCCGTTGTTTGAAGCAGGAAAATTCTTAGGTATTGTCGGTGTCGATTTTACCTTGTCTTCATTTGACGAGATGATTCAGCGAATTAAGCCGATGGGCACAGGGCGTGCTGCAATTATGTCTACAAGCGGCTACCTTGTAGCGCATCCAAATCCGGATCTTGTAGGCAAGAACATTACAGAAGCATTTTCTCCTGAAGATAGAAACAAGGTAAGTAATGCCGTAAAGAACGGAGAGTTTCTCCAGTTTACAGCAGTATCTCCTTTGGACGGCAAAGAGAACATGTACGTTTTTGAGCCGATCACTATTACAGGAACAGACAGCCCTTGGAGTATCCTCGTTATTATCCCTACAGAGACTATTCTTAAGGACGCAAACGAGTTTCTTAATTTCAGTTTGATTTTCTCAGTTATAGCAATCTTGCTTATTTCATTGGTGATTTTTGGTATTGTCACTTATCTCACCAAGCCGTTTGCATTATTGATTAAAGCTACACAGGATGTTTCAGCTGGTGATTACAATGCATTGCCGGAGGACGACCGTTTCTCTAGTGAGTTTCTGACATTGCATCTTGCCATGAAAGACATGGTACTCAAGCTGGTGCAGAATATGCGCATGGCTGATGATAAAACACAGGAAGCCGAGACTAAAAGCCGCGAGGCCGAGGTTGCTTTGGGGCAGGCTGAAGAAGCCCGTGCTCAGGCTGAAGTTGCAAAGCGTGAAGGTATGCTTCAGGCGGCATCACAACTTGAAGGTATTGTTATGCAGATTTCTTCTGCCTCTGATGAACTTGCAGCTCAGGTTGATGAAGCAAGCCGTGGAGCTGATGTTCAGCGCGAACGCACGACAGAAGCTGCTACCGCAATGGAACAGATGAACGTGACCGTTCTTGAAGTTGCACAGAACGCAGGTCGGGCAGCTGAAAGTGCTGATGAAGCCCGTGTTAATGCAGAGTCCGGTGGAGAAATTGTTGAAGGCGTGGTCAAATCGATTCAGCGTGTGAACGAAGAGGCGCGTAGACTGGAATCCGGTTTAGGTGATTTGGGTGTACAGGCTGAAGGTATCGGTAACATTATGAGCGTTATTTCTGATATTGCAGATCAGACTAACTTACTTGCCCTCAATGCTGCGATTGAAGCTGCACGTGCAGGTGAAGCAGGTAGAGGCTTTGCTGTAGTAGCGGATGAAGTTCGTAAACTTGCCGAAAAAACCATGCAGGCAACCTCTGAGGTTGAGCGAGCAGTATCTGCAATCCAGCAAGGAACCCGCGAAAATATCGTAGGTATGCAGGGTGCAGTTAAAACCGTTGGCTCAAGTACAGAACTGGCTGAACAGGCCGGTGAAGCCCTTGGTGCTATCGTCCGTATCGTAGAAGATACTTCTGATCAGGTGCGAACAATTGCTACCGCTGCTGAAGAGCAGTCTGCTGCTTCTGAACAGATTAGTCAGAACACAGAAGAGGTGAACAGAATCGCTGGTGAAACTGCTGAATCTATGAGTCAGTCAGCATTGGCGATGACAGAACTTGCGCGTCTTTCCGGTGAATTATCACAGGTAATTGAAGGATTGAAACGCGTTTAG
- the fetB gene encoding iron export ABC transporter permease subunit FetB, with protein MTSFISISWIQLVIALGLVSISAAASLYYHLKLERDLFVGVIRTFAQLLAMGYLLNILFGLDNAFLVLTVYAIMTFFSVHIVYGRVKEKQVAYFAPTTLAVMISYTLITILVTKIIIGADPWWSPQYFIPIGGMVAGNSMNALSLTLERFFSELRSKRDQVEMYLCHGADYKEATEEIFRTSLRAGMIPAINSMMSVGLVSIPGMMTGQILAGVDPQEAVRYQIVVMLMIVGSTALASILVLLLVRKRCFTSAMTLVLTKHIPS; from the coding sequence ATGACATCATTCATCTCCATATCATGGATACAGCTTGTCATAGCTCTCGGGCTTGTAAGCATATCCGCAGCAGCATCATTGTATTATCATTTAAAGCTTGAGCGCGACTTATTTGTAGGCGTAATCCGCACCTTTGCCCAGTTGCTGGCAATGGGGTATTTGCTGAACATTCTTTTCGGCCTCGACAACGCATTCCTTGTACTGACAGTCTACGCCATCATGACATTCTTCTCTGTGCATATTGTCTACGGGCGAGTGAAAGAAAAGCAAGTGGCCTACTTTGCTCCCACAACTCTTGCAGTAATGATCAGCTACACGCTCATCACAATTCTTGTTACGAAGATTATTATCGGCGCAGATCCTTGGTGGAGCCCGCAATATTTTATTCCTATTGGTGGAATGGTGGCTGGTAACTCCATGAATGCCCTTTCCCTTACCTTGGAACGGTTCTTTTCAGAACTACGCTCAAAGCGCGATCAGGTTGAAATGTATCTATGCCATGGTGCAGACTACAAAGAAGCCACAGAAGAAATTTTTCGCACATCACTTCGCGCAGGTATGATTCCGGCAATTAACTCTATGATGAGTGTCGGACTGGTCTCCATTCCCGGCATGATGACCGGTCAGATCCTCGCTGGAGTTGATCCACAGGAAGCCGTCCGCTACCAGATCGTCGTTATGCTTATGATCGTCGGATCAACAGCCCTTGCGTCAATTCTAGTACTACTGCTGGTTCGCAAACGCTGTTTCACTTCAGCAATGACACTTGTACTGACAAAGCACATCCCGTCATAA
- a CDS encoding ATP-binding cassette domain-containing protein, with the protein MHSPLPEPQTGTHSNTPVLTFKNVSFTWPGGAGLHNVSFNIPQGQFVLISGASGSGKSTLLRLVVRLEEASGGEILLRGTPITSFYPPTLRAHIGFVQQQPTLVPGSVRQNLLFPFALHSRKNCMQPEEGRLLQWLKKLALENVSLDAPAETLSVGQQQRLCFIRAVLTDPDVICFDEPTSSLDLESRERVEQAAEELVQQGTSIMMVNHTSYHPTCPHMHISVADGTVSILP; encoded by the coding sequence ATGCACTCTCCATTACCAGAACCACAAACCGGCACGCACAGTAATACTCCGGTGTTGACATTTAAGAACGTCAGTTTCACATGGCCCGGTGGAGCCGGTCTACACAACGTTTCATTCAATATTCCGCAAGGCCAGTTTGTTCTCATCTCCGGCGCATCCGGTTCTGGAAAATCAACACTCCTACGGCTTGTTGTTCGTCTTGAAGAAGCCTCTGGTGGGGAGATACTATTACGCGGCACTCCAATTACGTCATTCTACCCGCCCACCTTGCGTGCGCATATAGGATTCGTGCAACAACAGCCGACACTTGTACCAGGCTCTGTACGTCAAAACCTGCTATTCCCATTTGCACTACACAGCAGAAAGAACTGTATGCAGCCAGAAGAAGGAAGACTTCTTCAATGGCTTAAAAAATTAGCGTTGGAGAATGTTTCGCTGGATGCACCTGCCGAAACACTGTCGGTCGGGCAGCAACAGCGCCTCTGTTTCATCCGTGCAGTACTTACCGATCCTGACGTAATCTGTTTTGACGAACCAACAAGCTCTCTTGATCTTGAAAGCAGAGAGCGCGTTGAACAAGCAGCTGAAGAACTGGTGCAGCAGGGAACATCAATCATGATGGTGAACCACACAAGTTACCATCCAACCTGTCCGCATATGCATATTTCCGTTGCAGACGGCACTGTGAGCATACTTCCATGA